The Hippoglossus hippoglossus isolate fHipHip1 chromosome 24, fHipHip1.pri, whole genome shotgun sequence genomic interval CTAATCTAAATGAatcataaataaacactgaAGCTAGTATTTGCAGCATATTAAAGAGATACTGCAtcttaaaagtgttttttgatctgtaaactaaattatatgactgTTCTTTAATGAAACACTTAATTGCTggttttaatatattattttataccAAATCTTGAAAAACAATATGTACATTTATGGGTTGAAGATGGCTCAAAACGCCACCCAGTGTTTAAAACCATCTTGGACCTTGCAAGGCCAATGCTAACACAGATACCCCTTTTCTCCTTATGAATGTAACATGTGATCGAGGGGCAGGAGcgtgaaaggaaaaacaatccatgtctgtttatgtgtttaccTGGTCTTGGAAAAACTTTCCCCTTCGTCCTCAAACACCCACATGACGTCAGCGAATGAGGGGATGGCAGGCGTTTCCACGGTGACGTCACCATATCCATTGGGCTTATAGGTGAGCAAAGGGACCTGAGGCAAAACATGGACGTTACACACTAAGATGCTGACAGCGCCAAACAATTATAGATATTCACACAAGTTATGAACAAGGCACATAGCTCCACAGCTGCTTAGTAGAAGTGAAAAAGGTAAAGTAGGTAATTTTATATTAtagttttattggttttattacATCACCCAGTTAGAAAGTTGTACAGTACCTGAAAGTGAACACGTGGTGTTGGTGTCAGTGGGAGATTTGTCCCAATCATCCGCACAATGCTGCGATACTGACCGCAATGCTGACTGTCCCACACTGGGACCAGCTACAGACCAGACGACAAAAGACACAGCAATAAAtggattaaaatacaaaaaaacaccacTTTTAGTGAGTAAATTCTACAGATTTTTCTTGGCCACAAAAAAAACGATCCCAGCGATGCACAGTGGCAGCACTCACCATGTCTGGTTCCACGCCAAAGTACTCCAGCACGATGCGCAGCATATCCAGAATATCCTCCACTAAAGACATTGGAAGGACTTTTCCCTGCACAGGCTGACAACTGCAGAGCTCCTCTTTCTGCTGACGGACTTGGTGAGAGGCCAACACAGGGAGGATGTCACTGAGTCACATACTTGGCACCTGGAACACAAGATGCAACACAATTAACTATAGAAGAGAACAAAGGAAAGGTGGACCTCAACTTTAAGAGTAATCAAATAATTGAAATGTTGTTATGGACATCCACATTAGGACAATTTCTCAATCAGCCTCATGCCACCTTTACACTATTGCAAGAAATTCGATCTCAGCAAGACTTCGACTGATTAAGAGTGTGTgggttaaaggggacatagcatgcccattttaccacaagttgatatggttccttggggtcttaatgaaatgtctgtaacatactttggtcaaaataccacaaggatcatataaaacagcaccctttttaccctgtctaaaacagccctccacagagtgacctgttttgagtgcctgttcctttaaatgctaatgagccagctcccccctcccccctctccccccatgattttaaacgatataaattacatattttatatgatataaattatcaaatatgcatcccatactttgtattccccttgttgtcctggagttttaattttcccaatcacataattaaatgtccccctctgcccatccactacaagcacacaagcagacagacagagagagaaagagaggtggggggggctatgaagaccatcatttacccccgaaccccgacattcaacgggtacaacaacaagcggagaaagcagaatcgcgggctgaccttatatatacagtctatggggctgaccagcggagaaatgcacgtcccgtgtgaacagccaggcggctgcgtgctggagaacggcgctgcgctgcctcgcagcggcgcttccgcgcccggtgtaccccggcgtaactactgtaacccggcgtaactactgtaacccggcgtacagtagagctgaacactgcggaagtcttccacacagtgtggaagaccgctgcgaggcagcgcagcgccgttctccagcacgcagccgcctggctgttcacacgggacgagcatttctccgcgctggtcagccccatagactgtatatataaggtcagcccgcgattctgctttctccgcttgttgttgtacccgttgaatgtcggggttcgggggttacagtagcgctgaacactgcggaagtcttccacactgctggctgtgtggcgctgacacaaattccagctcacgcacgggagagcgagcggtcgcgtccgagcagctgctgcagcctcccagtcccaacgatccagacaaatgccacatgcgagtgaatcgcgggctgaccagcggagaaatgctcgtcccgtgtgaacagcccggctgcgtgcttgggaacggcgctgcgctgcctcgctgcctccggtgtaaacccggcgtagcgagtgtggggggacgggggatggggggacggggggggcaagaccatgtagggagacttccagttccttgttacgacacaaaacccaggaagcgcaatcgagtcgctcaagcatgacgtttctgacttagaggaactataacaaaacgcgcgagtgttttttcccctgagttttggggttggtagacatgccagatacccacattaacctgtagaagcactaacaaagtggaatttgcatgctatgtcccctttaaaatttCAAAGGGCCACATTTGTGCCAGTGCATGATGGCTGTTTGTGGAGCCCCTTCCTCACTGATACTGCATTAGACACTGCAGTTtacagttttcttcttcttcttcagcgaCTCAGTCTCTctggctgcaggagagaggaggcccGTGGGGAGGGAGAGCAAACGACCCGACTCAGACACCAATGGTGTTGAGAGTGCGGGTGCAGGCACAGAGAGATCGTAGCTGcagtgtgaggggggggggggggggtgctgctatgctgtgtgtttattgtaCACAATGTGGCAGGCAACTCTGAAACTGTGACCAGGTACCACAAAAAGAAATCACCCTCACATTTTCCCAGAGCTCAAGGTAACATTATAAAAGATTTTCAGTGGATattactttttcctctttgtaaTCTAAAATCCCCAGATACTAGATTTACTTGAAATTTAAGACAATTGCATTTTTACTTGAAATGGACTCAAACCAGTCAGTACACCCTGATGAAGACATAAGCCTATGACGCGTTGGTGTATTGCAATGCTTCAAGCCCATTGAAATAAaggccttttacatttttcaaaccacttTGAGTGCCTGaagttttcctcctccttccacctctctctctctgctgcactaatatataattgtttattatttcacagtacacacacacacacacacacacacacacacacacacacacacacgtctccctCTGTACCTCTGGATGCTGACTCGGCTGAGAAATCACATTGGATCAGCACAATAGAtggtacacagacacactcacactctctctcacacagaaacaataatggaacccccccccccccctcggttCAACACAATGCAGGCAACACTCCGCAGAGGAAACACGCCGCAGCAGAACATGCGggacgagcagaaacacacGTGCACTCACCGTGAACTTGTTTCCTTATTGAAAACCAATCAATACACTGATCAGAATCTCTCTTCATACAGATCAGCACACACTCGAACCTGCAGataaacaccaacacactgCCAACAGCCTCGCAGCTCACGCGCTCAACAGCCAGGACTTCTGCAAAGTCAAATAAAGCAGAAGCAGCAAAgccttctctgattggctggcgaTACCGAATCAGCAGCAGAAGCCAATAGGAGCGCGCGACCGTGCAGCGTCGCCAACGGCCGGTCGACCAATCGCGTGTCGCGTAAACTCCAGACCCAAATTTGTACTTTTGTCCCACGAGCGGTTCCTTGTTGTGAGTAAGTAAAACCAGTTCCGTCGCTTTTATGACACTTATTActtttatatgtgtgtttatgattttatttaaagtaatttattaGTTTAAAGTCCAAACAATGCGCCGGAAATCAATTTTTCCTAGCGTGGAAAAAGTACCTCGCTCCCCTTAGCTAGCCACAACGCTAGCATTAGCAAACAGGCTAACTCCAAGCTAACTTTGACAAATGAGCTCCTCCCCACTAAACTACCGCGTCCCCTGGATTTAAGTCCAACTTTTTGGTTCCCTGTTGATAAAGTGTCTCGTGTGAATGTCGCCTCCGCCCTCAGGTCCGGTTCGGTCATCAGACATGATGGACGCTCTGTCAGTGGTGAGTCAGCTCCGGGACCTAGCCTCGGAGCCGCAGAACCGGGAGGTGATCGTCCAGGACCAGGGCTGTCTCCCCGGGCTGGTTCTCTTCCTCGACCACCAGAGCCCCGAGGTTCTGCTCGCTACTCTGCAGGTGAGCGGGAGAATCTGATCAGTGTGTTTACAAACGTCAAAGGATCAGACGGTGGATGATAATAGAAGAATGACTGATCTGTCATTCATTAGTCTTTACTGTCATTATTCAGTTGAATGCACCTCATCTCAGATATTTTACACAATCCTCCAGGGATGATAATGTCGATAAACTTGCAAGTAAATAAATGGCAGGCTAATATTCCCTGCTTTACTGAAACACCatacaaaaacaatgacataaaacaaagatggaggaaaaataaaagatgtgatttattatttgaatacAGGCATTGTTTTCATGTCAGGGGAAATTATCTTTGGCACAATTGTTACACCATTTCTGCCGTAATTGGAGAAGATGTCCAGAAACACTGGTGTCATTCTTTGTAAGCTCTGAATTGGGAAGATATTGGTGAGTTTGTAAGTCAGGACTTTTTACTTACTTGGTCAAAACAGATTTAACTGCTAAATGTACTTAATCCATGTTCcatctttacattttcagaCCCTGCGTTACTTGGCTGATTTGCCTCCCAACATCCCCACCATGAAGAATGAGCTGGGTATGATGGTGAGCTTGGAGAATCTCATGGAAAGGTGAGAGGATCATGTTTTTCATACCCTCTCctgaatatttttgatatttcattttactgtacagaattaatgttttattttaactttgtgATTATACATTTGTTGTCATGTCTTACATGATCATTTATGCTTCTCAACACAGGGAGGCTCTGTCTGTTGACATCACAGCCTTGGCCCAGGAGGTGTACAACATCCTGCGCACACCTGCTAATCCTCCACCCAGGACAcctgagagggagaagagaacgAAATCCCAGTTCTTCATCAACTCCTCCAACAAGAAGGCCAAGTCTGTCACTCTGCACATTCAGGGACTGGACAGCACTGTGAGTAGACTGGATGACAGTCACACTGTTGCTTTTAGGTCCAGACTAACCCTTACTAAAGACTTCTCCCTCTGTTACCTAGGACCAGCGGGGCTTGTGTGAACAGGCTCTTCTGAAGGTCAGAGGAGTGATCAGCTTCACGTTCCAGATGGCCTCCAAGAGGTGCACTGTCCGTATCCGCTCCGACCTGTCTACTGAGGtaacacacatttactgtcaGTATTTACTTTGGAAACTATCccctttaaaaatatatttaagtatttGGTACAAGATCAGGCAGAAGAGAATGGTGCATCTTGTTTGATGGTCCTGTTGCACTACTGTCTTGTATAGTTTCACTCTATTTGCACATAGTATGTTAATTTGTTAGCTTACTTTGTAGTGTGTTATTACTGTATATCTATCTTTGCAAGTACTGAGCACAATTAACACCGTAGTCAAATTCCTAGTATGTGCAAATACATGGGAAAACAAGTTGATTCAGATTATTCCAATAATCTCTGACACTACCTTCCCTGATCTCACTTCATTTACAGAGTCTGGCCTCAGCCATCGCTGCCACAAAGGTTCTGTCAGCCCAACAAGTGGTGAAGAATGAAGCTGGAGAAGAGGTGGGTACATATTTTTAAGAATCCGTTGGAAAATTTCTATTGTGGTGTAAAGTtcacatttaacttttaaaacatacattttctctcctttttactAATGCTTTATTCAGGTTTTGATTCCTCTGAACTCCTCTGGAGTGAAGGTCGAGCAAAACTCGGCAATACCAGATTACCtcccggaggaggaggagagcccAGAGAGGGAAGTCGACCGAGCAATCTCCCGCACCACGGCGAAGGAAGACTCCAACGGGAGCTGGCTCAACGCTGCTGCCGGCTTCCTCACAAAAACCTTCTACTGGTGAAACTCAAGAGTTTGTCATAGAGTTGAGCTAAAAgactgccccctgctgctgtGTATGTTACATGAGTGGACATAAATGGATGTGAGCACGCCACAGGACTGCATTCTGACTGTTTGCACAGTCAGAACTTCGAATTGCCATCGATCCCTGTGActaatttaaaatatcaacttgCTCCAAAGCACTTCAGATTTTAGGATCTAGAACTGTTCTGCTTTGAATTGAATGGAGACCCTCACACTTTCTCAGGACTTCAATGCTGTTTTCTATCCACTTGTCATTGTGTAAATATTTTCCTAATTTTTCCATGTTTACTTCAAACTTTCCCAGTTTCTCATTGTGTTGAAAAAAGTTTAACAAATCTTTGATTTGTCTGTAATAGTTGGAAAAGTAAATACTAAATattactgtgttttcatttctctgctgtTCTGCATTCgcttgaaaaaaacaaataattgtaAGAGCACATCAGTGAATAGGTAATCAATtcaaaaagttttattttcctgccaCAGCTGAACAGTTGTACAAAGATTTCAGTTTTACAGTGGTTCAAAGATCTTATCCCACAGCCCTGTCTCCTCTGAAGTAAAGGACTTGTTAGTTTCCAAAACCTCATGGTCCGTCTTAGTAAAATAGATCAACtttttatacacaatttatatgatatatatgtataatatactTAAGAGGAGATGTTGCTCGTGTTAAAGCAGTTTCTTTGCAAGTCAAGTCAAGTTTCTATGGCGATAACAACATGCTATGTACCACAGGCTGAAACCATAACGTCAGCCAAGATGTGGATAATCTCTTAAATTTCCTTCCAGTTTGGTCGTACTGCAAGATTTAGAACAGCGGGAATGAAGTGCAAAGGTTTGAGAaccaaaaacaagttttatgaAAAAGATGGAAACAAAGATCACATTAGTGAACAGCGTTTTacttgaacccccccccccccctctctttaaTCATTCCTCAGTAAAAAGCTGTATTAAAGACCCAGTTATTTGACATTACAGCTCTGACATACCATTTCATCATGATCTCTAAGACTTCAACATAAATCAAGAAGAGGAAGCTACTGGAGAGTTTGTGGGCAGAATGTCAAAAGCTTAAACCGGGAATGCATATTTAGAATTTCCGTTCCAAGTATAGATAAGACCCCTCATTCTTCCTATAATGCGGTAAGGCAAAGGAACGTCAAGAATTAGCAGcattttgtcattaaaaaaaaaaaaagatcaaattaaTGAGATTATTTCAAAATTAACATCAGAAGTAAATTAGTTTCCTCGCTCGTTCAGAATAAAGGGCGAACTCGGAAACAAGATTGCTGAGCTACCGCGTGCTCCTTGGACGCTGCTCACCTGCCTCGGTCGGACTGCGACAAGACGGAGGATTCCGCTTTGACGGGGTAAACGCGTGAAAAGCAAAAAGGGGCAGGACTTGACGTCAGAgcagatttctttttctctcaattTGAACAGAAAGCAAAGATAGGAGAAGGAAACGAAGAATCACATTTTTATCTGTACAGCAATTAAATCTAAACAAAAGAAATCTGTAGTTTACACATTAATCCTCAGTGTTTTCATAATTTAACTTAAACTCCATGATACTCCAACGCTGCCCCAATAATAACCTCTAATTTTAAACACTATAGACacagcaaaatatattttacatgacACCAACCTTTACTGTCGTCTTAATGCAACATCATGCACTGATGTCATCCCAGCTCTTGCTCTGATCCTGCTGTGTGAGGTCCAGATATAACGTCACTGTGCTGATTCAGTCAATCTGATTACAGTATGTTCTACACAAACAACTTCAAGTATCACGACTGATCTCATTTATATCACTAtaagtttctctctctcacacacacacacacacactcagatgaaACGCTCAATGCCCTCCATCGCTTCAGGGCACTCGGGTAGTTGGGGCTATACACAGAACAAACATTATGGCCGAGTCTAAACGTggtcagagaaagaaagacaatcTGTTCCCCCAGAGAGTCTTGTCGAGGGAAAAGTGAACTTTTCTCTGgagatgcttttatttttattttttagggGAGATCTTTGGGAGACGCCATCTTTGGGATGCGTGCTCTGCTGTAGCGGGCCGGGCTGAGAGAGTCAAACCTCCAGGTGCTGCGAGTGCTTCCTTTGGATTCAGTCCGGCAGCTCTGTTGTTTCTCCAACTCTCACTCTGACCTCctccctgcctgtctctctctgggtgCGGAATCATCTCGGCCTCACCGGGGGAATCAGGCAACATCTGAAAACCAAAGAAACGGGGAAAAacacatcagctgctgtgtgttgggTCACTCATGAAAACTTCAAATTCAAAAGTGTCCAAACTAATCTACATTAcgaaacagacagaaagctaGTTAGTGAGGCACtagctttctgtctgtttcgTAATGTCGATTTCTTTTAGCTAAAATTTGAAGAGATACGTCCTTCTTAACATTTTACTGTCACTTCCCACATACTTCAAGGGTTTGTTTACGATGGCATTGTTGTTACGCATCATGCCatcatccactagagggcagcataGAATCGAGTTTCAGACAACAGGAGATTGTGATTTGATAAAGTCGCTCTTGAGGAAGAGGCCGAGGGAAGTAACACCATAGAGACGCCTGAGTCTCTCCTAGAAAAGTGAAATCTCTTCCTTGTGTCTAATTTGTCTCGCTTGAGCTATTCGCtacagtgccccccccccacgattTCCTGTGGGTACAGCTCTTCGTCTGTTTCATCCGTTTCCGTAAGctttcagaaaacaaaatgaacgtAGAGTACGGACACAAGGCTCCATACGTTTAAGAATCTAAAGTTGAGCAAAAATTTGCCTTTATAGTTTTAACAGgatgagcagcagctctgcaacTATTCTCAGGTGCTGGATCAACACCAACACTAAGCAGCAAGTTTCAACGTTATCACAGCGAGAGTGGACAACAGTGACCCGACAAACAGATgggagacaaagaaaaggacCAGAAAGCAAAGCAGAAAGAGGATGTTTGTTGACCTGGTCCCTGCTGGGCTGATATTTCCTCTATTCCACTCAGAGGCTTTAGGAGACCGTTCTCCCTGAAGGCTATGACAGGaactctctcctccagctgctgctgctgctcctctccctcaggAGGAGACAACCTGGAATGTGAAGGCAGTACGATCACCTCCTCGAAATCTCCGTTCTCcctgagaaacagaaacagggatgaaacagaaataaaatagtgcacttgtttttaaagttatttggctttatttttgaCAGAAATAGAATAGAGTAGAGACTCGTAGCCGGCCTGGGATGAAATCCTGCTGCTCCATATTAATCATAGATAACAGTAATGTGAcaaatgatattattattaattatatttgtcGTGTTGCTGGCGTACAACCTGTGGTCAGGATGGCTCAGTGCTTCGGTGCTGGGGCTTGGGTTGGGCTCAGTTTGTTGACCGTTGCTGTTGTGTGTCGATGTTGTCATCACTGCTGACGGAGCAGGAGAGGCTGATGATGAGAGACACAGCAGTCAGAAACACCATCATGGCAACAACTACAGATGTTACTCCAGCGTAGATGGAactatttattaaaaaaaattctaaattataaaaataaatatgcaaaggTTTGATTAtggaaaaatctgttttcactgacCTGCACTGTCTCCATTCCTGCTCGGAATAACTTTCTAGAGGTGGGACGTGAGAAAAAGAGAATGGacactcaacaacaacaaagattcTCCACAGTTTGTGAGATGCCACATTTCTTCAAACCTTTACCTTCTCTGGTGCATCTGAACGTCTCGTTCTCTTCATAATCTCCTCCAGGCGCTGGGGATGAGAACAACAAAGATCTTTTACATTGTACACAAGGATTAttatgaaaactgtgtgtgtgtgtgtgtgagaacctGCAtcaccttttttctctccaggcGTTCGGCCTCCTCTTTCTgaaagtgtttctctctctcctgcctcactcgctctgcctcctctctctgtcgagactcctcttcctctttctaacacccacaaaccaacacaaaaaacatgttgtaGGATCAACAGATTTCTTGGGGGTGTCGTAACTTCACTTGTACCTTTTCTCTGACCTGTATCTGGAGTTTCTCtgcatcttctctctctttctcaagCCTCTCTTCATCTgccttcttctcttcctcctccttcattctcctctcctccgcctgCCGCTGAGACTCCTTTACTCGCTCCTCCGCTTTTCGGCGAGCCATCTCCTCCTTTGCTAACCTGTAACAGAAATGATTCAAAGTCAAggatgcacatacacacagcttCAGTATCCTCCACTGGCTACAGATCATAGACATACTGTACCTGGCTTGCTCCTCCTGTAGCTTGCGCTGCTCttcgtctctctccctctgctcgcGGGCCAGCCGCCGGTTCTCAGCCAGGATACGACTGGCCTCCTCTGGATCTGTGGTGCCTGCTGACAGTCTTTGTCCTGGAGGACTGGTTATGCTCTCTGGAAGACATAAATTAAGATTTGATCAGTGTGTATTTCAAAACGTTAACCATCCATGCTGCATGATAATGAGGATGTGAAAGTGGCTGAAGAGTAGCGACGGACCGCTGGAAACTGTTGGTGCCGTTGGCGTCTGCTCATTCGAGGTCCTGTTCTGACCCAGCGGCTGAGGTCGCGGCTGAGGAGGGCTGAGGACctgttcctgctcctcttcttggGGTTGGGCTCTTTTTGGTGTCGGGGAGTGGGGTCTCTCGTGTGAGATTCTGAAAGGCCGAAGGTTACCGGGGTCTTCTGCCCCCGGGGACTTAAGCAGCTTGGGGGTCGGAGGACGCCCTGGTGTCTTCTGTGGAGGCCTGTGCAGGAAGAAAAGCTGCAATTGTCTACACACTGATAACCATGGGTGAACATTGGACATTAGTCAGAGAATCCCCAATTTTCACATACTGCCAGCCATCCTGTGTTGAGCCCGATCAAGGAGTTACACCTTCTTCCTGCTCTAAATAAGCTGGAACTACGATCTGTCACAAAACTGATTATGGTCCTTGTGCTGTAAGCCGTTATAAAAACAGTTCTCCTACCTGCCAGGAGAAGGTGCTGTCGTTTTACTGATCTTTTTGCCCGTAGAAGAGGAGCGTTTGCTGGGGGGGACAATCACAATGGGGACCAGTGGGAGTGACAGGTTGCTCCAGGACTTCCTGACGTGGTCACAGTGCTTTCGCTGCTGGTGCAcaagatgaagaggaaacaaatcattatttattttcactcaaTCAGGAGCCTGGTAAGCCACGACCATAACGTCACTGAAATAGCACATAAAGGAAATGTCATtagcaacacacactcaaagtaAATCAGGTGGTACAGACGGTGCTGAGACCCAGGTGCcccagtgacagcagcagaagatgATTAGTTAAAGGATTAGACTCAGAAAACCTTCCTTCAGCCGTGCATCACCGAGCCTGAGCCCAGAAAAATCTCTTACATCCATTAAAAATCAACTAATTCAGATGGTGGATCATCATCAGGTTGTTATCTccatttttcaattttttatgATGGAAGTCTGACGTAAAGGGAACCAAACATTAGCACTGTGTGGACATCAACAGTCGTATAAAGATAAAAATCATTACACGACAAACATACAGCTTCATATGACTGGATTGTGTCTGGTGTGTCTGTGGGTCAGTGTGTGGGATAGTGCAGAAGATGCCCTCCTTCTAAGACCTTAATGGCATAAGCTGTgagacagcagcagacagatggaCCGTGGATGCAGTGGCGTTTATCTAagcgtgtgtctgtgtacgTGCACGAGTGTGCGTTCAACAGATACTCTGATATATTGTGTCTGACTGATCTGGAACAGCATCATAAAATAAAGATGTGGAGAAAAATGTAGTGCATGACTTCTGTGCTTGagcacaatataaaaaaaaaaaaaggtaacaggaatatatataaatatttaatagcagcaatgaagaaaagaaaagttgaatGATCACAAAAACATCTAATTTAGGCACCAAAC includes:
- the si:ch73-217b7.1 gene encoding ensconsin isoform X13, with product MNQNPAYSQYRSEDGTVSSATRRSSSGSGQTYTPTPIPTPTPSHTTIGNSPSNNAAAKMDSLLFNKIDERQKLARERREEREKQNAVKEVEWQAREERARQHYEKHLEERRRRLEEQRVKEDKRRAAVDEKRRQKLEEDRVRHEAVMRRTLERSQRTRPKPIRWSWGGALSTNTPSTPAGFVESAFLYPLDLAGLEHMQSAFSLYHRYGMTSQYGDRRSVSTMNLSKHADPVITKRLSYSSATLLHSPDRGLQMRTASSPVINKAHSKLRLHQGKTNPHRDTGLRRLPLTPWESNVVNRLQQPTHSYLARSRSAMSLSGDQAAMPVCPRSVSCQPMGSMSFKALQAQPLPHCRSQERSLSRETASSSSTTPRRRTTGTTQQRKHCDHVRKSWSNLSLPLVPIVIVPPSKRSSSTGKKISKTTAPSPGRPPQKTPGRPPTPKLLKSPGAEDPGNLRPFRISHERPHSPTPKRAQPQEEEQEQVLSPPQPRPQPLGQNRTSNEQTPTAPTVSSESITSPPGQRLSAGTTDPEEASRILAENRRLAREQRERDEEQRKLQEEQARLAKEEMARRKAEERVKESQRQAEERRMKEEEEKKADEERLEKEREDAEKLQIQKEEEESRQREEAERVRQEREKHFQKEEAERLERKKRLEEIMKRTRRSDAPEKKVIPSRNGDSAASPAPSAVMTTSTHNSNGQQTEPNPSPSTEALSHPDHRENGDFEEVIVLPSHSRLSPPEGEEQQQQLEERVPVIAFRENGLLKPLSGIEEISAQQGPDVA
- the si:ch73-217b7.1 gene encoding ensconsin isoform X15, translated to MLACTSAGVLTPTCPEEGVRLRAELEGSVRRRRRQVAPVPASDPSQLTSGEMADLDGSDASSPDSQASYSQYRSEDGTVSSATRRSSSGSGQTYTPTPIPTPTPSHTTIGNSPSNNAAAKMDSLLFNKIDERQKLARERREEREKQNAVKEVEWQAREERARQHYEKHLEERRRRLEEQRVKEDKRRAAVDEKRRQKLEEDRVRHEAVMRRTLERSQRTRPKPIRWSWGGALSTNTPSTPADGDRRSVSTMNLSKHADPVITKRLSYSSATLLHSPDRGLRRLPLTPWESNVVNRLQQPTHSYLARSRSAMSLSGDQAVSCQPMGSMSFKALQAQPLPHCRSQERSLSRETASSSSTTPRRRTTGTTQQRKHCDHVRKSWSNLSLPLVPIVIVPPSKRSSSTGKKISKTTAPSPGRPPQKTPGRPPTPKLLKSPGAEDPGNLRPFRISHERPHSPTPKRAQPQEEEQEQVLSPPQPRPQPLGQNRTSNEQTPTAPTVSSESITSPPGQRLSAGTTDPEEASRILAENRRLAREQRERDEEQRKLQEEQARLAKEEMARRKAEERVKESQRQAEERRMKEEEEKKADEERLEKEREDAEKLQIQKEEEESRQREEAERVRQEREKHFQKEEAERLERKKRLEEIMKRTRRSDAPEKKVIPSRNGDSAASPAPSAVMTTSTHNSNGQQTEPNPSPSTEALSHPDHRENGDFEEVIVLPSHSRLSPPEGEEQQQQLEERVPVIAFRENGLLKPLSGIEEISAQQGPDVA
- the si:ch73-217b7.1 gene encoding ensconsin isoform X16 gives rise to the protein MLACTSAGVLTPTCPEEGVRLRAELEGSVRRRRRQVAPVPASDPSQLTSGEMADLDGSDASSPDSQASYSQYRSEDGTVSSATRRSSSGSGQTYTPTPIPTPTPSHTTIGNSPSNNAAAKMDSLLFNKIDERQKLARERREEREKQNAVKEVEWQAREERARQHYEKHLEERRRRLEEQRVKEDKRRAAVDEKRRQKLEEDRVRHEAVMRRTLERSQRTRPKPIRWSWGGALSTNTPSTPADGDRRSVSTMNLSKHADPVITKRLSYSSATLLHSPDRGLRRLPLTPWESNVVNRLQQPTHSYLARSRSAMSLSGDQAVSCQPMGSMSFKALQAQPLPHCRSQERSLSRETASSSSTTPRRRTTGTTQRKHCDHVRKSWSNLSLPLVPIVIVPPSKRSSSTGKKISKTTAPSPGRPPQKTPGRPPTPKLLKSPGAEDPGNLRPFRISHERPHSPTPKRAQPQEEEQEQVLSPPQPRPQPLGQNRTSNEQTPTAPTVSSESITSPPGQRLSAGTTDPEEASRILAENRRLAREQRERDEEQRKLQEEQARLAKEEMARRKAEERVKESQRQAEERRMKEEEEKKADEERLEKEREDAEKLQIQKEEEESRQREEAERVRQEREKHFQKEEAERLERKKRLEEIMKRTRRSDAPEKKVIPSRNGDSAASPAPSAVMTTSTHNSNGQQTEPNPSPSTEALSHPDHRENGDFEEVIVLPSHSRLSPPEGEEQQQQLEERVPVIAFRENGLLKPLSGIEEISAQQGPDVA
- the si:ch73-217b7.1 gene encoding ensconsin isoform X12 — encoded protein: MNQNPASYSQYRSEDGTVSSATRRSSSGSGQTYTPTPIPTPTPSHTTIGNSPSNNAAAKMDSLLFNKIDERQKLARERREEREKQNAVKEVEWQAREERARQHYEKHLEERRRRLEEQRVKEDKRRAAVDEKRRQKLEEDRVRHEAVMRRTLERSQRTRPKPIRWSWGGALSTNTPSTPAGFVESAFLYPLDLAGLEHMQSAFSLYHRYGMTSQYGDRRSVSTMNLSKHADPVITKRLSYSSATLLHSPDRGLQMRTASSPVINKAHSKLRLHQGKTNPHRDTGLRRLPLTPWESNVVNRLQQPTHSYLARSRSAMSLSGDQAAMPVCPRSVSCQPMGSMSFKALQAQPLPHCRSQERSLSRETASSSSTTPRRRTTGTTQQRKHCDHVRKSWSNLSLPLVPIVIVPPSKRSSSTGKKISKTTAPSPGRPPQKTPGRPPTPKLLKSPGAEDPGNLRPFRISHERPHSPTPKRAQPQEEEQEQVLSPPQPRPQPLGQNRTSNEQTPTAPTVSSESITSPPGQRLSAGTTDPEEASRILAENRRLAREQRERDEEQRKLQEEQARLAKEEMARRKAEERVKESQRQAEERRMKEEEEKKADEERLEKEREDAEKLQIQKEEEESRQREEAERVRQEREKHFQKEEAERLERKKRLEEIMKRTRRSDAPEKKVIPSRNGDSAASPAPSAVMTTSTHNSNGQQTEPNPSPSTEALSHPDHRENGDFEEVIVLPSHSRLSPPEGEEQQQQLEERVPVIAFRENGLLKPLSGIEEISAQQGPDVA